The Planococcus versutus genome contains a region encoding:
- a CDS encoding phage holin family protein, which translates to MKGFMAALTSFAVYLAGLINEATVVLLFFMFLDMTTGILRAWMTKSLNSTLGMAGLIKKFAVFVVLAMTAGIEYFFIHMSQDTNGIIIMGVASFFIVNEGLSILENCAQMGLPIPPILYNALDKLNKDPGGKEQKLLRDPVLEQLDKTTLIKEIQQVQYENIKQDNKKEE; encoded by the coding sequence GTGAAAGGTTTCATGGCAGCATTGACAAGCTTTGCGGTTTATTTGGCGGGCTTAATCAATGAGGCTACCGTCGTATTATTATTTTTTATGTTTTTAGATATGACTACCGGAATCTTGCGTGCTTGGATGACAAAATCATTAAATAGCACGTTAGGGATGGCTGGTCTTATTAAGAAATTTGCAGTATTCGTTGTACTGGCTATGACAGCAGGCATCGAATACTTTTTTATTCATATGAGCCAAGATACAAACGGCATCATCATTATGGGCGTAGCAAGTTTCTTTATTGTAAATGAAGGACTTTCTATTCTAGAGAATTGTGCGCAAATGGGGTTACCGATACCACCAATCCTTTATAACGCATTAGACAAATTAAATAAGGACCCTGGTGGAAAAGAACAAAAATTGTTAAGAGATCCAGTACTCGAACAACTTGATAAAACAACTCTTATCAAAGAGATACAGCAAGTCCAATATGAAAATATCAAGCAAGACAATAAAAAGGAGGAATAA
- a CDS encoding holin yields the protein MAAVLIFAAILAPIITALVEMIKKAVNVPLNFIPVIALLVGLLIGFSAAPFTDLDYVNRLWAGGLAGLASVGLFEVVKQREGQSKEGEF from the coding sequence ATGGCAGCAGTATTAATCTTTGCAGCGATTTTGGCGCCAATTATCACAGCATTGGTAGAAATGATTAAAAAGGCAGTGAATGTACCACTTAACTTTATTCCAGTTATCGCTTTACTGGTCGGTTTACTGATTGGCTTTTCCGCAGCACCATTTACAGACTTGGATTACGTTAATCGATTGTGGGCAGGTGGTCTTGCAGGACTTGCGAGTGTAGGTCTGTTCGAAGTAGTCAAACAGCGCGAAGGACAATCAAAAGAAGGGGAGTTTTAA